A window of Pseudodesulfovibrio hydrargyri contains these coding sequences:
- a CDS encoding SDR family oxidoreductase — protein MKSNIELMDLTGRVALVTGGAGYIGRTFCETLAEAGANVVVLDIDPERVDEVAGYIADRFGVSTLGLAVDLAVQDDVLAVPGRVEEALGGMDILVNCAGFVGTSKLPGWGCGFEEQSVDTWRLVAEVNLTAPFELIQASTDLLRRSGHGTVINIGSIYGVSGPDMSLYEGTSMGNDAAYAATKGGLLQLTRWLSTVLAPEVRVNSICPGGVFRNQDPKFVKRYEKNTPLGRMGTEEDMKGALLFLASDLSAYVTGQNIMVDGGWTAW, from the coding sequence TTGAAGAGCAACATAGAACTCATGGATCTCACCGGCCGAGTGGCGCTGGTGACCGGCGGTGCTGGCTACATAGGACGTACTTTTTGTGAGACTCTGGCCGAAGCCGGAGCGAACGTCGTGGTGCTGGACATCGACCCCGAAAGGGTCGACGAGGTGGCGGGCTATATTGCCGACCGCTTCGGGGTTTCCACCCTGGGGCTGGCCGTCGACCTCGCCGTGCAGGATGACGTTCTCGCCGTGCCTGGACGCGTTGAGGAGGCCCTTGGCGGCATGGATATTCTGGTCAACTGCGCGGGTTTCGTAGGCACCTCCAAGCTGCCGGGCTGGGGATGCGGTTTCGAAGAACAGAGCGTGGACACCTGGCGGCTCGTGGCCGAGGTGAACCTGACCGCGCCGTTCGAACTGATCCAGGCGTCCACCGACCTGCTGCGCCGGTCCGGACACGGGACGGTGATCAACATCGGCTCCATTTATGGCGTGTCCGGTCCGGACATGTCCCTTTACGAGGGGACGAGCATGGGCAACGACGCTGCCTACGCGGCCACCAAGGGCGGCCTCCTGCAACTCACCCGCTGGCTGTCCACCGTGCTCGCCCCCGAAGTCCGCGTGAACTCCATCTGCCCCGGTGGTGTTTTCCGAAACCAGGACCCGAAATTCGTGAAGCGCTATGAGAAGAATACTCCACTCGGGCGCATGGGGACTGAAGAGGACATGAAGGGCGCCCTCCTCTTTCTGGCCAGC